A stretch of DNA from candidate division TA06 bacterium:
ACGTAATCGGGCGGAGTCGAGGGGAGCAAGGCCGAAGGACGAAAACCCCACTCTCATCCCCGAAAACAGCATGTCATTCTGGAGGAGGCCGCTAGGCCGACGAAGAATCTGCTTTCCCCCGATTCCTTACCCATCGCAAAAATGTGCCTGCCCGGCGAAGTCAACAAAGACGTAGACGGGTCATTGCGAGAGTTGCCAGTGGCAACTCGAAGCAATCTCCGGCAAGGTCTTCAATTTCTGAATTTCTTAGTTTCTCAATTTCCGGTAGGGGGGGAGGGTTGTTGCCCGATTTTCGATCTTCGGGTGGGTAGGCAAGGTCTTCAATTTCGTAATTTCGAAGGGGTTGGGTTGGTGGGGAGTGGATTTTCGCAATTTCGTATGCTGGGCGGTGGAATCTCCTGGGGAGGATCATGGTATTTGGTGCTTGTGTTCTTCGGCCCATTTTGCTACGATTCTTCTGTCAGGGGCGTAGTCGTACATGTTGTGCAAGCGACACTCCCATTAAATGTAGGGAAATATGAAATCCAGGATACAGACTGTGAATTGGAGAAGACCGGCGTGGATGGGCGTAGCACTGCTTTGCGGATTTCTAATCGGGTGCACGGGTCACACGCACAGAATACCAGAATCTTGGCCGGATGAGGCCTATGTTAGATTCGATACGAAAGACATGATCTTTGAGTACTACATCCCTGGAGGCCATCTTGACGACCCTGATACAAAGGTGAGACTCGTATTCATAGGTCCACGCGGGAAAGCAGTTAGAGAAAATGAGTGGGGGCAGTCGAGAAGATGTGGGCCTCCGCAGCATATAATCTATTGCTCTAGTAGTCTGGATGTCAAAAGGCTCAGACAGCTTGCAAGAAAGGGAGGATTAGGTACTTGGAAGGTAGTGCTAATTGTAAAGAAGCCAGGCCAGGCGCCTCTCGAAGTAGCATCAGAGAAGTTCACGCTGTCTCGCAGGACCCTGAGGATGAGATAAAAAACCTTCTTGAGAGAGGGTGTGATAACTCACCTCACTCACCAGAAAAAAAGAACATGTCATTGCGACCCACCGAAGGTGGGGAAGCAATCTCCGGCAAGGTCTCTAGTTTCCTAATTTCGAAAGTGTGGGGAAGTGCGGAGTGGAATTTCGCATTTTCGGGTTTGCCTGGTTCCGATTTTCGATTTTCGATCTTCGAATTTCGATTTTCGAGGAGTAGGGGAGGTGGAATTTCGTGGCAGGGGAATGGATTAAGTGCTTGTGTTCTTCGGCCCATTTTGCTACGATTCCATCAGTACAGCACAGGCAAAGGCCAAACGCAAAGCCAGGGGGCCAGTCCGAAATGCAAGGGCTTCTCATATCCAAGGTTGACACGTGTTGTCCCTGTAACATTGATACACTGGGGCTTTTGATGAGTCTGAGGGCGGTCATTCGCCGTGGCACAGAAAAACAATAGAGGCGAGTGCGACTGTGAATAACTTCAGCGAAAAAGCCAATTTCATCTGGTCGGTGGCGGAGCTCCTCCGTGGCCCCTACCGTCCTAACCAGTACAAGGATGTAATGCTGCCTATGACAGTTCTACGTCGTTTAGATTGTGTCTTGGAGCCCACAAAGCACAAAGTACTGGACAAACTCAAGAAGCTGAAGGGCGGGAAGGTGAAGAATCTTGAGCCAATCCTCAATAGGGTCGCTGGCCAGGCCTTCCACAACACGAGCCGCTTCACCTTTGAGAGCCTAAAAGGTGATCCCAACAATATCGCTGCTAACTTAACGAACTACATAAAGGGATTCTCCAGTGTCGCCCGAGGGATTATCGAGCACTTCGGTTTTGAGGAACACATTGCTAAGCTTGACAAGGCTGACCGCCTGTATCTTCTTGTCCAGAAGTTCCGTGAAATCGACCTACACCCAGACGCGGTGCCAAACATCGAGATGGGCTATGTCTTCGAAGAGCTCATCAGGAGGTTCAATGAGGCCAGTAACGAGGAAGCTGGGGACCACTTCACGCCCCGTGAGGTAATTCGACTTATGGTGGATCTTCTCTTCCTCCCTGACACAGAAGTACTCACCACCAAGGGTATAGTGAAAACCCTCTACGACCCTGCCTGCGGCACTGGAGGCATGCTCTCGGTCGCTGAACACCACCTACGGAAACTGAACCCCGACGCCCGTCTTGAAGTGTTCGGCCAGGACTACAACGACCAAGCATATGCGATCTGCGGATCGGATATGATGATTAAGGGCCAGAACATCGATCACATCCGCTTCGGCGACAGCTTCACAGAGGATCACTTCCCACGTCACACCTTCGACTATATGCTAGCCAATCCGCCCTTCGGCGTTGAGTGGAAGCCGGAAGTGGATTTCGTAAAGAAGGAACACGAGGAACAGGGCTTCGGGGGACGTTTCGGTGCAGGGCTGCCGCGCATCAATGATGGGGCGCTGCTCTTCCTTCAGCACATGATCAGCAAGATGAAGGATGCGAAGGATGGGGGCATGCGCCTAGCTATCGTCTTCAATGGCTCGCCCCTGTTCACGGGCTCCGCGGGCTCCGGCGAGAGTGAGATACGCCGGTGGGTCATTGAGAACGACTGGTTGGAGGCGGTCGTCGCCTTGCCCGACCAGCTGTTCTACAACACTGGTATCTACACATACCTCTGGATTGTTACAAACCGCAGAGAGAAACACCGCAGGGGCAAGGTGCAACTTGTTGACGCTACGAGCTTCTTCAAGAAGATGCGCAAGAGCTTAGGGAACAAGCGTCACGAAATTGCCGAGGACCAACGCGACGAAATCACCCGTATGTATGGTGAATTTGTGGAAGGTGACTTCGTGCGCATCTTGGACAATGCGGATTTCGGTTATCGGCGGGTTACCGTCGAGCGTCCTTTGAAGCTCAGCTTCGCGGTCACCGAAGAGCGTCTTGCCCGGGTCAGCGAATCCAAGGCATTCTTAAGTCTAGCCAAGAGCAGGAAGCGGAAGGATACGAAGGCTGCCGAGGCGGAAATCGCCGCGGGCAAGGTGCTGCAGGATTCAATTCTGAAAGCGCTAGATGCTCTCTCCAGCGCAAGTATCGTCAGAAGCCGGGAAACATTCAAGCCTCGATTGGAGACAGCGTTCAAGGAAGCTGGACTCAAGATCCCGACTCCTCTATTCAAGGCAATCCTCATGGCCTTGGCCAAGCGGGACGAGACCGCCGATCTCTGTACAGATTCGAAGGGCAACCCGGAGCCGGACCCCGAACTGCGGGATTACGAAAACGCACCCCTCAAGGAAGACGTCGATGAGTACATGCGGCGTGAAGTCCTGCCGCACGTACCCGATGCCTGGGTCGACGAAACCAAAACCAAGATCGGCTATGAGATCAACTTCAACCGATACTTCTACAAGTACACACCTCCACGTCCGCTCGAGGAGATCGAGGCAGACCTAAAGGAGACGGAGAAAGGAATCACTGACATGCTGAGGCAGGTTACTGAATGAAGTGGCGGCCTTATCCAATCTATAGACCCACCACCAAACCCTGGCTGGATGACACGCCCCATGATTGGGAAATCAAGCGTCTCAAACACACGAGCCACGTAAAGGGGCGGATAGGTTGGCAGGGCCTACGTTCGGATGAATTCACCGACAGTGGACCACACCTCGTTACAGGGACAGACTTTCGGAGAGGCAGAATCGATTGGGACTCGTGTTACCATGTGTCTGAGGAGCGTTACAGCCTGGATCCCAACATACAAGTACGCGAAGGGGATTTGTTGATCACGAAGGACGGGACCATAGGAAAAGTCGCCATTGTACGCGAGGCCCCCGACAAAGCCTGTCTGAATAGCGGCATATTCCTTATACGCCCGGTCACAAATGGCCTTACCACAGCGTTTCTCTACTGGTTAATGCAATCTGACTCGTTCACAAGGTACATGGAATATTCAAAATCGGGTGCAACAATCTCGCATCTCTACCAGAACGTCTTTGTTGAGTTTGCTTTTCCAATCCCATCGGTAAAAGAGCAGCGAACCATAGCCGAATTCCTGAACCGTGAAACCGCACATATCGACGGGCTCATCGAGAAGAAGCGACGTCAGATTGGGCTCCTGCGGGAAAAGCGCGCCGCCCTGATCAGCCACGCTGTCACCAAAGGCCTAAATCCGGATGTCAAGATGAAAGATTCCGGCATGGAATGGCTGGGGGAGATTCCAGTGCACTGGGAGATAAGAAGAATGAAGCATGTGCTTTTCATCCGCGGTGGCCAAGTCGATCCCCGTGTCCAACAGTATGCAGCGATGCTTTTGATAGCACCTAACCATATCGAAACGAGGACAGGAAGGATTCTGTCAGCAGCAACGGCCGAGGACCAAGGTGCTCTAAGCAGCAAATACGTATTCCGCACAGGCGATGTCCTCTACAGTAAGATTCGACCTGAACTGTCAAAAGCGTGTATAGCACCGGAGAACGGAATTTGCAGTGCTGACATGTACGCAATGGTTCCGAAGCGGGGATATGTTTCCAACTACCTGCTCTACCTCCTTCTTAGCGATGTTTTTACCAAGCTCGCGGTTGATGAATCGATGCGGGTCGCCATGCCAAAGATAAATCGCGAAGATCTGGGCGAGGTTAGGTTCCCTTTTCCCCCCGAGTCCGAACAGTTGGGTATTGCGAGATACCTCGACAGGAGTACTGTGCCCTTAGATGAATTCATTTCTAGGATCCGAAGCAGCATAGACCTACTCCGGGAGTACCGCACGGCGCTCATCGCTGCTGCGGTGACAGGGAAAATTGACGTGCACAAGTGGGCCGTAGGATGAATGCAAGCAGCATAGGTGTGCGGAGCGGGTGGGAGGTGTCAAACGTCGAGATATACGCGAGCAACTTCTCTGGTGCTTATGCCCACGTTAATGGACAGTCAACAGAACGTGTCTCCATGTTGGATATCGTACGAGCAATCATAACTGTCGGCGCGCAGGGCCCACTGGATCTCGTCCGGCATGGCTGGCGTACTCTCTTACCACGCTTGGGCAGGGCACTGATATCTATGGCTTGTCTTCAATCGAATAGGGGCAAC
This window harbors:
- a CDS encoding SAM-dependent DNA methyltransferase, producing MNNFSEKANFIWSVAELLRGPYRPNQYKDVMLPMTVLRRLDCVLEPTKHKVLDKLKKLKGGKVKNLEPILNRVAGQAFHNTSRFTFESLKGDPNNIAANLTNYIKGFSSVARGIIEHFGFEEHIAKLDKADRLYLLVQKFREIDLHPDAVPNIEMGYVFEELIRRFNEASNEEAGDHFTPREVIRLMVDLLFLPDTEVLTTKGIVKTLYDPACGTGGMLSVAEHHLRKLNPDARLEVFGQDYNDQAYAICGSDMMIKGQNIDHIRFGDSFTEDHFPRHTFDYMLANPPFGVEWKPEVDFVKKEHEEQGFGGRFGAGLPRINDGALLFLQHMISKMKDAKDGGMRLAIVFNGSPLFTGSAGSGESEIRRWVIENDWLEAVVALPDQLFYNTGIYTYLWIVTNRREKHRRGKVQLVDATSFFKKMRKSLGNKRHEIAEDQRDEITRMYGEFVEGDFVRILDNADFGYRRVTVERPLKLSFAVTEERLARVSESKAFLSLAKSRKRKDTKAAEAEIAAGKVLQDSILKALDALSSASIVRSRETFKPRLETAFKEAGLKIPTPLFKAILMALAKRDETADLCTDSKGNPEPDPELRDYENAPLKEDVDEYMRREVLPHVPDAWVDETKTKIGYEINFNRYFYKYTPPRPLEEIEADLKETEKGITDMLRQVTE
- a CDS encoding restriction endonuclease subunit S yields the protein MKWRPYPIYRPTTKPWLDDTPHDWEIKRLKHTSHVKGRIGWQGLRSDEFTDSGPHLVTGTDFRRGRIDWDSCYHVSEERYSLDPNIQVREGDLLITKDGTIGKVAIVREAPDKACLNSGIFLIRPVTNGLTTAFLYWLMQSDSFTRYMEYSKSGATISHLYQNVFVEFAFPIPSVKEQRTIAEFLNRETAHIDGLIEKKRRQIGLLREKRAALISHAVTKGLNPDVKMKDSGMEWLGEIPVHWEIRRMKHVLFIRGGQVDPRVQQYAAMLLIAPNHIETRTGRILSAATAEDQGALSSKYVFRTGDVLYSKIRPELSKACIAPENGICSADMYAMVPKRGYVSNYLLYLLLSDVFTKLAVDESMRVAMPKINREDLGEVRFPFPPESEQLGIARYLDRSTVPLDEFISRIRSSIDLLREYRTALIAAAVTGKIDVHKWAVG